One region of Brassica napus cultivar Da-Ae chromosome A10, Da-Ae, whole genome shotgun sequence genomic DNA includes:
- the LOC106366755 gene encoding phospholipase ABHD3, translated as MNCTITEEELVSPYLILFKSLCLIPFFHYLFFLFLAILLFLYLFLEIHFPRSDPISLTFNPNSDLCQFIVSKCRLLHGRYFPTIWLSSPHLQTAFLSLFGNSPPFCYKRNLFQATDGGTIALDWLMHSDVVEGISQVVNGSTPGNDRTPIAIVVPGLTSDSTAAYIKHLAFRLAKEGWNVVVSNHRGLGGISLTSDCVYNAGWTEDLRKVIDHIHSQFPEAPLFAVGTSIGANVLVKYLGEDGTDTPLVGATAVCSPWDLLICDRFINRKLVQKLYDRVLTVGLQGYAQLHHSIISRIADWEGIKKSRSVREFDNYATRLVAKFETTDAYYRHSSSAQFVGNVGVPLLCISALDDPVCTREAIPWDECRGNKNIVLATTTHGGHLAYYEGITASSMWWVRAVQEYFEVLLSSPYADRRQKTQIIPEPLESSIDQGPYIVETGEDGLVAAAAPSEVETTRANAEEEDSAQIGKTSYHLHKDNTRQGYNSLIGPLMNRVDQLSRYSRKSVWLLAYIAIVSTWPVLGPALLLSIKKRFRRLIKN; from the exons ATGAACTGTACAATCACAGAGGAGGAATTGGTCTCTCCTTACCTCATCCTCTTCAAATCTCTCTGTCTCATCCCATTCTTTCActatctcttcttcctcttcttggcAATCTTACTCTTCCTCTACTTGTTCCTCGAGATTCATTTCCCCAGATCAGATCCTATTTCGCTCACCTTCAATCCCAACTCCGACTTGTGCCAGTTTATCGTCTCCAAGTGTCGCCTCCTTCACGGACG CTACTTTCCTACCATCTGGCTTTCAAGCCCTCATCTTCAGACAGCCTTTCTTAGCCTTTTCGGAAACTCACCTCCTTTCTGCTATAAGCG AAATCTCTTTCAAGCAACAGATGGTGGCACTATTGCTTTGGACTGGTTAATGCATTCTGATG TCGTGGAAGGCATATCTCAAGTGGTCAACGGGTCAACTCCAGGAAATGATAGGACTCCAATTGCTATTGTGGTTCCAGGCCTCACTAGTGATTCTACTGCTGCT TATATTAAACATCTTGCCTTTAGACTGGCAAAGGAAGGATGGAATGTTGTTGTGAGCAACCACCGTGGTCTTGGAGGCATTTCTTTAACT TCTGACTGCGTCTACAATGCTGGATGGACAGAAGATCTTCGGAAAGTAATTGATCACATACATTCTCAGTTCCCAGAGGCTCCTTTGTTTGCTGTTGGAACAAGCATCGGTGCCAACGTCCTG GTAAAATATCTTGGGGAAGATGGCACTGATACACCTCTTGTTGGAGCTACAGCTGTGTGCTCTCCTTGGGATCTTTTG ATATGTGATCGATTCATCAACCGCAAACTCGTGCAAAAACTCTATGACAGAGTTCTTACTGTTGGTCTGCAAGGCTATGCACAACT GCACCACTCCATCATTTCTCGGATAGCCGATTGGGAAGGCATTAAGAAG TCGCGTTCTGTTCGAGAGTTTGACAACTACGCCACCAGACTTGTAGCCAAATTCGAG ACAACTGATGCATACTATAGACATTCGAGCAGTGCGCAGTTTGTGGGAAATGTCGGTGTTCCGCTCCTTTGCATCAGTGCTTTGGATGATCCAGTTTGTACTAGGGAAGCTATTCCCTGGGATGAATGTAG GGGAAACAAAAACATAGTTCTGGCAACCACAACTCATGGTGGTCATCTTGCTTATTATGAAGGAATTACAGCATCAAGCATGTG GTGGGTTAGGGCCGTGCAAGAATATTTTGAAGTGCTTCTCTCCAGCCCTTATGCAGACCGAAGACAAAAG acGCAGATCATCCCGGAACCATTGGAATCTTCGATTGATCAGGGACCATATATTGTGGAAACTGGAGAAGACGGGCTTGTtgcagcagcagcaccaagtgAAGTGGAGACAACAAGAGCTAATGCAGAAGAAGAGGATAGTGCTCAAATTGGAAAGACAAGTTATCATCTACATAAAGACAACACTCGTCAAGGTTATAACAGTTTAATCGGTCCTTTAATGAATAGAGTGGATCAGCTTTCAAGATACAGCAGGAAATCGGTATGGCTATTAGCTTACATTGCTATAGTCTCGACATGGCCAGTTCTAGGACCTGCGCTTTTGTTATCAATCAAGAAAAGATTCAGAAGGCtcataaaaaattag
- the LOC106366752 gene encoding nucleobase-ascorbate transporter 5-like, with the protein MSAPAPKASEPQPHPPKEQLPDISYCITSPPPWPEAILLGFQHYLVMLGTTVLIPSALVPQMGGRNEEKAKLIQTILFVAGINTLLQTVFGTRLPAIIGASYTFVPVTISIMLSGRFNDVADPVDRFTRIIRATQGALIVASTLQIILGFSGLWRNVVRFLSPLSAAPLVGLVGFGLYELGFPGVAKCIEIGLPGLIILILISHYTPHVMKGGKHVFARYAVIFTVAIVWLYAFFLTIGGAYNGDKTDTQRSCRTDRAGLIGAAPWIRVPWPFQWGTPLFDAGESFAMMMASFVALVESTGAFIAVSRYASATMPPPSVISRGVGWQGVAILISGLFGTGIGSSVSVENAGLIALTKVGSRRVVQISAGFMIFFSILGKFGAVFASIPAPIVAALFCLFFAYVGAGGLSLLQYCNLNSFRTLFILGFSIFLGLSIPQYFNEHTAIKGYGPVHTGARWFNDMVNVPFSSKAFVGGCVAYFLDTTLHKNDGSIRKDRGKHWWDRFWTFKGDPRTEEFYALPFNLHKYFPPA; encoded by the exons CTGAAGCTATTCTGCTTGGGTTTCAACACTACCTTGTAATGCTCGGAACAACCGTTCTGATTCCATCGGCTCTTGTTCCACAAATGGGAGGTAGAAAT GAAGAGAAGGCGAAGCTGATTCAGACAATACTCTTTGTAGCTGGAATAAACACGCTGCTCCAAACAGTGTTTGGAACTAGATTGCCTGCTATTATTGGAGCATCTTATACATTTGTGCCAGTTACAATCTCAATCATGCTTTCCGGGAGATTCAACGACGTTGCTGATCCAGTTGAT CGCTTTACGAGGATCATTCGAGCAACACAAGGTGCTCTAATTGTTGCTTCAACTCTTCAGATTATACTTGGCTTCAGTGGCCTTTGGCGTAATGTTGTAAG GTTCTTAAGTCCTCTTTCCGCTGCTCCGCTGGTTGGACTAGTTGGTTTTGGCCTGTACGAGTTAGGCTTTCCCGGT GTTGCTAAGTGTATCGAGATTGGACTGCCGGGGCTTATCATTCTTATACTTATATCACAT TACACGCCACATGTTATGAAGGGAGGAAAACATGTGTTCGCTCGCTATGCAGTCATATTTACTGTGGCGATAGTTTGGCTTTATGCTTTCTTTCTTACAATTGGTGGTGCCTATAATGGTGACAAAACAGATACTCAAAGAAGCTGCCGAACTGATCGTGCTGGGCTTATTGGTGCTGCTCCATG GATAAGAGTTCCATGGCCGTTCCAATGGGGAACACCATTATTTGATGCCGGTGAATCCTTTGCCATGATGATGGCTTCTTTTGTTGCTCTTGTTGAG tcaacAGGCGCTTTTATTGCCGTCTCAAGATATGCTAGTGCCACCATGCCGCCACCTTCTGTTATCAGCCGCGGTGTTGGTTGGCAG GGAGTTGCAATTTTGATCTCAGGGTTGTTTGGAACTGGCATAGGCTCTTCAGTTTCTGT CGAGAATGCTGGTCTTATAGCACTTACAAAAGTCGGTAGCAGAAGAGTTGTCCAAATATCTGCCGGATTTATGATATTCTTCTCAATTCTTG GGAAGTTTGGGGCAGTGTTTGCATCAATACCTGCTCCTATTGTTGCGGCCTTGTTCTGTCTCTTCTTCGCGTATGTAG GTGCTGGAGGACTAAGTTTGCTGCAGTACTGCAACCTTAATAGCTTCAGGACGTTGTTCATTTTGGGCTTCTCAATCTTCCTAGGCTTATCTATTCCACAGTATTTCAACGAGCACACAGCCATTAAAGGCTATGGTCCAGTTCATACAGGAGCAAGATGGTTCAATGACATGGTCAATGTACCCTTCTCATCCAAGGCCTTTGTGGGAGGATGTGTGGCTTACTTTTTGGACACGACACTGCACAAAAATGATGGTTCGATCAGGAAAGACCGAGGTAAACATTGGTGGGACAGATTCTGGACTTTCAAGGGTGACCCAAGAACCGAAGAGTTCTATGCTCTTCCTTTTAATCTCCACAAATACTTCCCTCCTGCCTGA